The genome window CCCCACCAAACAACCGGGATGACTGCCAGTAGCATGGCCCCTACTATTACCAATCCTTGTTGAAGATTAGAGAATGGGAGAATATAGAGGAGAATTATTAGGGGTTCTATACCAAGATAGAGAATTAGATACCCGTAGTACTGGAAGGGGATACGTTTCTTAGCCTCACCCTTTGGAGGATTACCTGCCTCGTAGCGTAACCTTTTAAAGGGTCTCGCAGGACCTCGCTCGAGGAGAAGCGCTAAGAGTATAACGAGAAGTCCCGCTAATATCCCCAGGATGACGACTAGGAGCAGTGTCAAGGCGGGGCCCAGAGCTGTTCACCAGTATATTCTTCCGAGAAATTACTATAAATATTATGCTTGTTGAATATATCAAGCGCGAATTTTACATTTTTGTAAAAATTACCAAAAAATTTTAGAAAGCTAAAGACCAAAATAGGATACTATCGTCGGACAGAAAATGAATGCGACAAGGCTGAAGAGCACTAATAGGAAACTTGTAAGCAATGCAACTCTGTGTCTTAGATGCACAGCATCGTTGGAGCCGCTGGCAAGGGTGTAGAAGATGCGGAAGTAATAGGCGAAAGATATTATGATTGAAAACATGAAGCCAAGCCCTACCAGAACATTGAATTGGAAGAGCCCGACACCCATGTAGAGCTCACTCCAAAATGTTAATAGTGGAGGAGCTCCTGTGAGTCCCAGAGAGGCTAGAATAACCGTGAACTTTAGCACGTTGTTCTTCGAGGCCACTCCATAGAGCTTTGAGAGATGGCGTGTTCCATATTCGGCTAGCAAAACACCGGAAACTATGAAGAGGGCTGATTTTAGGAGACCGTGCGCGAATACATGTAGGAATGCGTAGACCGTCGCCAGGTTGTTGCCGGTAGCCCATGCCAGCAAGATATAGTTTACATTTGCAAAGCTGCTGAATGCCAGTAGACGCTTGAGGTCATCCTGCTTGTATGCGGAAAGATTTCCTATGAACGCACCTATTAGTGCGAGAGGTAGTACTATGTAGCGTATTAATTCTTCGCCGAATACCAGTCTATAGACTAGGATTGCTGCTGACTCGATAACCACACCTGACAATACTGCGCTTGCAGTGCTTGGCGCAGCCATGTGGGCGTCCGGGAGCCAAAAGTGTAACGGGAATAAGGCGGCCTCGGTCCCGAAACCTAGAAGGAGGAAAATCTTGGCTAATATGCTAGATGAGGGAACAGAGTGTATTGAAGTTGACCCAGTTTCTATGAATACAAGAATTATCCCTATTAGCGCTAGAGCCGTTCCAGCTCCGCATAGCATTAGGTATTTAAATGCGGCTTCAGCGCCCTCCTTATTCCTATGGTATGCTGTCAGGGAGACAACCGCAGTGCTCAGGATTTCCCACTCAAGGAAGACTTTTACTAAATCTTTCGTGTGAGTTATCAGTATAGAGGAAACGCATAGGACAAGAATTAACAGGTTATGAGTCGATACGTCCTCTTCGATGAGAGAATACCCAGTCACAACTGCCGCGATTCCTATAAGCGAGGAAGTAAGACCTATGAGTCCTACTGGACTTCTCTCGGAGAGTGATAGGTACAGTACGATTAAGAGTAGGATTGCCGCCATTGTCGTGGAAACCGGTTTTCTAAATCTCTGTGGTAGTAGCCTGACCACCAGGTATAGTAGAACGCCACATAGGCCGATATTGATCAATGCTTCCTCGAGCAATCTACATCACCCCCATAACTATAAGTAGGATAACGAGCAAGAGCCCGATTAGCCACAGCGTGTTGATGGAGGGTATACCTGTTTGTAGCTTGCGGGAAAGGTCCGATGCTAAATTGATTGCTTTAGATGCTATAATGCTGTAGGCTTCGTCTATGTAAAAGCCCTTATCGGCAATCTGTGCGAGAGGCTTATAGACTGACCTGACATACACGCACGTGTAAGAGTCCTTCCCCCAGAGGTAATAAGCTATTAGAATACCTAATCCCAATCCTAACAGGGCGCTGGGGTCTAGCTCGGCAAACTCAGCCGCTACACCTAGCATTCGGGAGGCTTGAGTTAAAATCAATATACCTGTGAAGGTGAGAATAGATAGGACTATGATGGGAACTATCATAGCCGGGTTGTGCTCCTGCATCTTCTTACGGGGAGAGCCTTTGAAGAGCCTAAAGTAAAGCCTGAATATATATAGAGAGGAGAGAAGAGAGATCGTGAACGCTAGCAGATAACCGAGTCCCTCCTTAAAGTTATGCTCTATCGCCATAAGTATGAGGTCTTTTGTAAAGTATCCTGGGAGAGGGGGAACGCCTGCCAAACTAAGCGAGCCTATAAGGAAGCCTATCCCTGTAACTCTGAGCCCCGACGACCATAGTCCTCCCAGCTCGTCTAGACTACGGGTTTTAGCTTCGTGTATTATGAGTCCTGCACAAAGGAATAATAGGGCTTTGAAGAGTGAGTGCGATAACAAGTGTAGTTGAGCCGCGCCCCATGCTCCAAGACCTAAGCCTAAGAACATGAGTGCTAGGTGATTTATAGTGCTGTATGCTAAGACCCTTTTTATGTCAGAGGCTCCGAGGGCTGCTAGCGCTGAGAGGAAAATTGTGATGATTGCGAGGCAAACTACTATCTCTAGAGCCTTACTGCTGAGGGTTATGAGAGGGTAGAAGCGTGACAACAAGTATACTCCAGCCTTTACCATTGTCGCCGCATGTATAAGGGCGCTAACAGATGTGGGTCCTTCCATCGCGTCGGGTAGCCAGACGAAAAGGGGGAACTGTGCAGATTTTCCTATAGCGGCTAGAAGCAGCAAAATCGCAAGGGGTGTTATAAGGTCTCCTAGTTCGGTTGCAGAGTCTAGGATTAAAGGTATATTTGATGTCCCAATGCGTGATAAAAGTAGGGCAATTGCAGCTATGAATCCTATATCGCCTATTCTTGTAACAGTAAAAGCTTTCAGTCCAGCTTTCCGCGCCTCAGGCTTATCCCACCAGAAGGATATTAGCAGAGCACTGCAAACGCCGACAAGCTCCCAGGAAACGTATAGGATTAGCAGGTTTGTTGTTAGAACGAGTAGGCTCATAGAAGCTATGAAGAATAACATCAGTGAGTAGTAGCGTCGGTATGATGGGTCGTGGTTCATGTATCCCACGCTGTAAATAACGATTAGAGAGCCTAGAACATTCACAACTCCCAGCATAAGCTTAGACAAAGCGTCGCTGTAGAGTGTAACCCCTATCTGGGTTGTTTTCTCGGGAATCAGGATATATGCTATTGACAGAAGAGCGGCAGTTAGAGAAGCTATGACGCTTAAGCCCTCCACAAGCCTTCTTTGTTTAAGAACTGTGATTGTAGCGCTTGCGATAAACAATTCTAGTAGTAAAAGCTCAGGAATCATACTACCACCTCAAATCAGATACCTCTTGGGGGTTAATCCTCCTGAAACGTTCCCATACTAGAAGAGCTATCGCGATCCCAAGCGCTTCTGTTGTAGCTGTAGCTGAAGCTATGAGAAGGAACATGTCATCGGCGCTGGCTCCACCCGTTCTAAACGCGAGAGAGAGGAGGAGTAGGCTCGCTAGGGTCATCGCCTGTAAGCCCATGATCACCTTCACCATGTTTCTGGTGGCGGCTATGGAGGCTAAACCAGCTATGAGAAGCGTTAGAGCCGAACACACTACCACTAAATCCATCATCCCCCCTCACCTTTCACAATGTGTAAACCACCAATGAGAACAGTTACGAGTAGGATTGTTAGAAGAGAATAATCATTTATGTCAGCAATTCTTGTAACCTGTGATACTTCGAACTTTATCTTTCCTGTCCCGACAAGTATGTATATTGATAGGAGGGTTAGGAGCATCAGGGAAACGGCCAAGGCATATGTAACGTCTACTCTTACTTCCTCCCTGGTTACAAGCATCATCCAAGCGATCATCAGAGCTATTAAACCTCCTGCGAACAGCGTGGCGACAAGGATTGCCGGCGTCCAACCAGCGGTCTCAGACAGTGCTATTGATATCATTATAGTACCGGTAGCCATCGCGATTAGACTTGCAATTATTCGGCGTGAATAGAGACCCCAGACTATCAAGACAACACCAATAAGAGACAAATATTCAATCATACAAGCCACCTGAAAAGGAAAGCTATAAGAAGTTGAATGAAAACAAGGGGGTAAAGTATACCCCAGAAAACTCTCGCAAGACCACTCACCTTAAACCTAGCCATTGATGCGCTTATGAAAGTTAAGAGGAAACTGAGAGCTAGGGCTTTGAATCCAAACCAAAGGAAACCTGCTAGGGGCCCAATTTTTTCGTATCCAGGACCCAGAGGTCCTCCAAGGTAAAAGCTGGTCAACAGCGATATTCCCCAAGTCATGCTCAGATCGTTGAAGAGCCTGAGATAAGCTAGGCTTCTCCCGGAGTATTCTGTCAACCAGCCCGCTACAACCTCCTGCTTCGCGTGGGGGAGATCAAAGGGTCTCTTCTCTAGTTTAGCGAGTAAGGCAAATAATGATGTTATAAAGCCAATCGGTTGATAAAGAACCAAGGGGCCATGCTGGGCCTGGTATTCTATTAGGTCTTTGAAGCTTAGAGATGATGCTTGCAACGCTACGGACGCTAGGCTCAAAGCAAAGATGCTCTCATACATAGTGTACTGCAAGAGAAGCCTTCCTACACCTATTGCTGTGTAGGGTGTGAGTGCCGCAT of Thermofilum uzonense contains these proteins:
- a CDS encoding complex I subunit 5 family protein; translation: MLEEALINIGLCGVLLYLVVRLLPQRFRKPVSTTMAAILLLIVLYLSLSERSPVGLIGLTSSLIGIAAVVTGYSLIEEDVSTHNLLILVLCVSSILITHTKDLVKVFLEWEILSTAVVSLTAYHRNKEGAEAAFKYLMLCGAGTALALIGIILVFIETGSTSIHSVPSSSILAKIFLLLGFGTEAALFPLHFWLPDAHMAAPSTASAVLSGVVIESAAILVYRLVFGEELIRYIVLPLALIGAFIGNLSAYKQDDLKRLLAFSSFANVNYILLAWATGNNLATVYAFLHVFAHGLLKSALFIVSGVLLAEYGTRHLSKLYGVASKNNVLKFTVILASLGLTGAPPLLTFWSELYMGVGLFQFNVLVGLGFMFSIIISFAYYFRIFYTLASGSNDAVHLRHRVALLTSFLLVLFSLVAFIFCPTIVSYFGL
- the ndhC gene encoding NADH-quinone oxidoreductase subunit A, producing the protein MTLLLVVILGILAGLLVILLALLLERGPARPFKRLRYEAGNPPKGEAKKRIPFQYYGYLILYLGIEPLIILLYILPFSNLQQGLVIVGAMLLAVIPVVWWGLKLADEISLWRI
- a CDS encoding NADH-quinone oxidoreductase subunit 5 family protein, which produces MIPELLLLELFIASATITVLKQRRLVEGLSVIASLTAALLSIAYILIPEKTTQIGVTLYSDALSKLMLGVVNVLGSLIVIYSVGYMNHDPSYRRYYSLMLFFIASMSLLVLTTNLLILYVSWELVGVCSALLISFWWDKPEARKAGLKAFTVTRIGDIGFIAAIALLLSRIGTSNIPLILDSATELGDLITPLAILLLLAAIGKSAQFPLFVWLPDAMEGPTSVSALIHAATMVKAGVYLLSRFYPLITLSSKALEIVVCLAIITIFLSALAALGASDIKRVLAYSTINHLALMFLGLGLGAWGAAQLHLLSHSLFKALLFLCAGLIIHEAKTRSLDELGGLWSSGLRVTGIGFLIGSLSLAGVPPLPGYFTKDLILMAIEHNFKEGLGYLLAFTISLLSSLYIFRLYFRLFKGSPRKKMQEHNPAMIVPIIVLSILTFTGILILTQASRMLGVAAEFAELDPSALLGLGLGILIAYYLWGKDSYTCVYVRSVYKPLAQIADKGFYIDEAYSIIASKAINLASDLSRKLQTGIPSINTLWLIGLLLVILLIVMGVM
- a CDS encoding complex I subunit 1/NuoH family protein → MIDILFQSLIFPGLLFSVAMAFWFEYIERKITAKIQGRVGPLYTGPKGLLQPLVDFIKLLVKEEIVPRNCDILLYRVAPVLAISIPVFAMCYIPVATTQMPLSFQGDVLLVFLLLALTALTVALAGYAALTPYTAIGVGRLLLQYTMYESIFALSLASVALQASSLSFKDLIEYQAQHGPLVLYQPIGFITSLFALLAKLEKRPFDLPHAKQEVVAGWLTEYSGRSLAYLRLFNDLSMTWGISLLTSFYLGGPLGPGYEKIGPLAGFLWFGFKALALSFLLTFISASMARFKVSGLARVFWGILYPLVFIQLLIAFLFRWLV
- a CDS encoding NADH-quinone oxidoreductase subunit K — its product is MMDLVVVCSALTLLIAGLASIAATRNMVKVIMGLQAMTLASLLLLSLAFRTGGASADDMFLLIASATATTEALGIAIALLVWERFRRINPQEVSDLRW